A stretch of DNA from Candidatus Oleimmundimicrobium sp.:
GAGTCAATTATGCTGCTGCCCGACTTACGTGAGCTTGAAAATAGGCTTATGGGATTAATTAAAGAAGGGGAAGCGGCGGTGCAGTCAAGGGAGTATGAAAAGGCAGCCCAAATAAGAGACGAAACAGATAAAATTCAAAAAGAATTAAATGAAAAAAAAGAAGTGTGGTTAACTGAAAAAGGTCTTAAGAGCACTACAGTGACTGAAGAGCATATAGCCGGCATTATTTCAAGTTGGACGGGTATTCCCGTAACGAGAATGCTTGAAGAAGAAGCAGAAAAACTAATTCGGATGGAAGATGAGCTCCATAAAAGGGTTATTGGCCAGGACGAAGCCGTCAGGTGTGTTTCTGAGGCAATTAGGCGAGCTAGGGCCGGTCTTAAAAACCCAAAACGTCCCATTGGTTCATTTATTTTTCTCGGCCCGACTGGTGTTGGAAAGACGGAGCTTAGCAAGGCCCTGGCTGAATTTTTATTCGATAGTGAAGAAGCCCTGGTTAGAATAGATATGTCTGAGTATCAAGAGAGACATACTGTTTCAAGACTTGTTGGCGCACCCCCAGGTTATGTTGGTTACGAAGAGGGCGGCCAGTTAACGGAAGCGATAAGACGCCGGCCATATTCAGTTATTTTGCTTGATGAAATTGAAAAAGCACATCCTGATATGTTCAATATTCTTCTTCAGGTATTGGATGATGGGCGTTTAACCGATGCTCATGGGCGCACAGTTGATTTTAAGAACACTGTGGTGATTATGACTTCGAACCTCGGAGCTCATCTTATTAAGAAAGGTCTTGGTCTGGGGTTTGTGGGTGAGCAAGAGAAGACACAATCTTATGAAGAGATGAAAAAAGCGATAATGGGCGAGCTTAAAAAGAACTTTCGGCCGGAATTTCTAAACCGTATAGATGAAATGATAGTTTTCCATCAGCTAACTCAAAGAGAGATTCTTTCTATTGTTGATTTGATGCTTGAGCAACTACGGAAGCAACTTAAAGAGCAGGAGATGGATATAGAGATAACCGAGGAAGCTAAAGAGTTCTTGACCAAGGAGGGTTATGATCCATTTTTAGGGGCTCGTCCGCTTCGAAGAGCGATTCAGCGGCTCATTGAGAACTCGCTGTCCTCAGAGATTATTCGAGGGAAGTTTGGCGAGGGGGATGTTATTAAAGCTGCTTTAAAGGATGCCAAGCTTACTTTTTCTAAAAAGAAAAACTAAATAGGATATATTATGAAACGAAATATAAAAAAAGAGACCGAATGAAATCGGTCTCTTTTTCTTAGCACCACAAACTGTCAGTTTACCTGGTTTATCTACTCAGTTGGTTTTCTCATTGCAAAACTTAGCTCCTTCATTTCCGTGCCTACCGGCAGGCAGGTCTTGCTCGTCCAAGAAAATGAAGCAAAAGAAGGACGGCCGATCATTTTTAACGGCTCCAAAATGTACAGTTGTACAGGCGCCTACAGAACTCATCAAGCTAAACTATATCCTTCTCTTTGGCTTTTAAGCCAAAACTTCCAACTATATTGTAAGACGGATATAAGCTTGGCTCAAACAGCTTCGGCTTATTTCCTGAACGAGGAGCATTTTGTAGTGAACTCAAACTTAGCTAAATTGATTTTGGTGAGCTATCAAAATGTCCGAGCAAACCTATTTTAAAACCTAAAAATGAT
This window harbors:
- a CDS encoding AAA family ATPase — protein: MFDQFTEKAREAVAIAQDVLRRTNQNQMGTEHLLLGLLAQTDGIVPQIFSLLGVDIGEARIRINEVVELSSKGKPQGFVEQIFLTPRLKKAIDIATEEAKKLKDNYIGTEHLLLGILKEGEGAGAIVLRELNLTEDKIYGALRQIRQGGMNDESLGGSPKRMLKKYTRDLTELAKEGKLDPVIGREEEIKRVIQIISRRTKNNPVLIGEPGVGKTAIIEGLAQKIVNNEVPEILKGKRVVSLDLGSLVAGAKYRGEFEERLKGVMDEIKKASREIIVFIDELHNVVGAGAAEGALDASSMLKPALARGELQCVGATTLDEYRKHIEKDAALERRFQPVMVNEPTIEQTIEILKGLRDRYEAHHRVKISDEALEAATKFSHRYVSDRFLPDKAIDLIDEAASKLRLESIMLLPDLRELENRLMGLIKEGEAAVQSREYEKAAQIRDETDKIQKELNEKKEVWLTEKGLKSTTVTEEHIAGIISSWTGIPVTRMLEEEAEKLIRMEDELHKRVIGQDEAVRCVSEAIRRARAGLKNPKRPIGSFIFLGPTGVGKTELSKALAEFLFDSEEALVRIDMSEYQERHTVSRLVGAPPGYVGYEEGGQLTEAIRRRPYSVILLDEIEKAHPDMFNILLQVLDDGRLTDAHGRTVDFKNTVVIMTSNLGAHLIKKGLGLGFVGEQEKTQSYEEMKKAIMGELKKNFRPEFLNRIDEMIVFHQLTQREILSIVDLMLEQLRKQLKEQEMDIEITEEAKEFLTKEGYDPFLGARPLRRAIQRLIENSLSSEIIRGKFGEGDVIKAALKDAKLTFSKKKN